A region of Salinibacter sp. 10B DNA encodes the following proteins:
- the hepA gene encoding heterocyst formation ABC transporter subunit HepA, producing the protein MTSERRILWASLRTHWKIILTTILLSLAAAGAEVFSIGMLIPFLQTFAQSSTSAFQTGIGWIDEHVLAVGGSTLRRTYHICALILAGTWMRSILGYLAGVYAVTSRVRIVEDLRMQIVNQLQAVSLRFFSKTRGGDIINSITTEINRTTTAVSVVFNLIVQGTILGMYLLLMVWISWELTLLVLTVFGLLSFGLTWLMRSIQTRGAWLTEANSQFTSTFTEFIDGIRTITAYNRQPYEQKRLSASIENLASATIETFKRSSLVQPLSQAIVGSILVVLIVVAIQFYVIPGVLDIAFLLGFLFALFRVMPTVNNLNDQRGVWASNRAGLAKVAALLNRDDKPYQSEGTRPTPSLTDALRFENVHFAYESNHPVLKNINLDVQAGAMVALVGGSGAGKSTLADLIPRFYDPTQGRILLDGIDLRDLTLRSLRDRIGIVSQHTHIFNDTVRANIGYGNLSADDAAIRRAAEQANALGFIEDMENGFDTVLGDRGIRLSGGQRQRLAIARAILKNPDILILDEATSNLDSMSERLVQRSIERLMDGRTVIAIAHRLSTIENADWVVVLEDGCIVEQGSYADLIQREGHLWQYHCMQFQTTAVS; encoded by the coding sequence ATGACCTCCGAACGCCGCATCCTCTGGGCGAGTCTTCGCACCCACTGGAAAATCATTCTCACCACCATCCTTCTTTCTCTTGCGGCTGCCGGGGCCGAGGTGTTCAGCATCGGAATGCTGATTCCCTTCCTCCAAACCTTTGCCCAGAGCTCGACGTCTGCGTTCCAAACGGGAATCGGATGGATTGACGAGCACGTCTTGGCCGTCGGTGGATCTACCCTGAGGCGAACGTATCACATCTGTGCCCTCATTCTGGCGGGCACGTGGATGCGGTCAATTCTGGGCTACCTCGCCGGCGTCTATGCCGTCACGAGCCGCGTCCGAATCGTCGAGGACCTGCGGATGCAAATCGTCAATCAACTCCAGGCCGTCTCTCTGCGGTTCTTTTCGAAGACCCGTGGCGGCGACATCATCAACAGCATCACCACGGAGATCAATCGAACGACGACGGCCGTCTCGGTCGTCTTCAACCTCATTGTTCAGGGAACCATCCTGGGCATGTATCTCCTTCTGATGGTCTGGATCTCGTGGGAACTGACGCTGCTCGTCCTCACCGTCTTCGGACTTCTCTCCTTCGGCCTCACGTGGTTGATGCGTTCCATTCAGACCCGAGGCGCCTGGCTTACGGAGGCCAATAGCCAGTTCACCTCCACGTTTACGGAATTCATCGACGGCATCCGCACCATCACGGCCTACAACCGACAGCCCTACGAGCAAAAACGCCTCTCAGCATCCATCGAGAACCTCGCCTCTGCGACGATAGAGACCTTTAAGCGCTCCTCGCTCGTCCAACCTCTCTCCCAGGCCATCGTGGGGTCAATTCTCGTTGTGCTCATCGTCGTGGCCATCCAGTTCTACGTCATTCCGGGCGTCCTCGACATTGCATTCCTGCTCGGCTTTCTCTTTGCCCTCTTCCGAGTCATGCCGACCGTTAACAACCTGAATGATCAACGAGGGGTGTGGGCCAGCAACCGCGCAGGGCTTGCGAAGGTAGCGGCCCTGCTCAACCGAGACGACAAGCCGTACCAGTCCGAAGGCACACGCCCGACCCCGTCCCTCACAGACGCACTTCGGTTCGAAAACGTGCACTTCGCCTACGAGTCCAATCACCCCGTCCTCAAAAATATCAACCTGGACGTACAGGCCGGAGCAATGGTCGCCCTCGTCGGCGGCTCCGGCGCGGGAAAGTCAACCCTGGCCGACCTCATCCCTCGCTTCTACGACCCCACCCAGGGTCGCATTCTTCTCGACGGGATCGACCTTCGCGACCTGACCCTGCGCTCACTGCGAGATCGGATCGGCATCGTGAGCCAGCACACGCACATTTTCAACGACACGGTCCGCGCAAACATCGGCTATGGCAATCTGAGTGCCGACGACGCTGCCATTCGTCGTGCCGCCGAGCAGGCCAATGCGCTCGGCTTCATCGAAGACATGGAAAATGGATTCGACACCGTGCTCGGCGACCGCGGCATTCGGCTCTCCGGCGGACAGCGCCAGCGCCTTGCCATCGCTCGAGCCATCCTCAAAAATCCGGACATTCTGATCCTCGACGAGGCCACGAGCAATCTCGACAGCATGTCCGAACGGCTCGTACAGCGCTCTATCGAACGACTGATGGACGGACGCACCGTCATTGCCATTGCCCACCGGCTTTCAACGATTGAAAACGCGGACTGGGTCGTCGTTCTCGAAGACGGTTGCATCGTGGAGCAAGGCTCCTATGCAGACCTAATTCAGCGCGAAGGGCACCTCTGGCAATACCACTGCATGCAATTTCAGACGACTGCCGTTTCCTGA